A genomic window from Streptomyces sp. NBC_01429 includes:
- a CDS encoding GntR family transcriptional regulator yields MLSAKLAQGALPKLERPGPLRERVYEALLELITTRALQPGQHLVESELAGHLGVSRQPVREALQRLNTEGWVDLRPAQGAFVHEPTEDEADQLLTVRTLLEAEAARLAAANSGTAGIAALEELCARGERAVADDEVDQAVAANAAFHAKVMELAGNVVLAELAGQVDRRVRWYYTPVARQRGKDSWIEHRQLIAAIAARDERRATEIMKAHTEHTRTSYHQRERT; encoded by the coding sequence ATGCTGTCCGCGAAGTTGGCACAGGGCGCCCTGCCCAAGCTCGAACGCCCGGGTCCACTGCGTGAGCGCGTCTACGAGGCGCTGCTCGAACTGATAACGACCCGGGCGCTCCAGCCGGGCCAGCACCTGGTCGAGAGCGAACTCGCGGGCCATCTCGGGGTGTCGCGGCAGCCGGTGCGGGAGGCGCTCCAGCGGCTCAACACCGAGGGCTGGGTCGATCTGCGCCCGGCCCAGGGCGCGTTCGTCCACGAACCGACCGAGGACGAGGCGGACCAGCTGCTCACGGTCCGTACGCTCCTGGAGGCGGAGGCCGCCCGGCTCGCCGCGGCCAACTCCGGTACGGCGGGCATCGCCGCGCTGGAGGAGCTGTGCGCGAGGGGGGAGCGGGCGGTGGCGGACGACGAGGTGGACCAGGCGGTCGCGGCCAACGCCGCCTTCCACGCCAAGGTCATGGAGCTGGCGGGCAATGTCGTGCTGGCGGAGCTGGCGGGGCAGGTCGACCGCAGGGTCCGCTGGTACTACACACCGGTCGCCCGGCAGCGCGGCAAGGATTCCTGGATCGAGCACCGGCAGTTGATCGCCGCGATCGCCGCGCGGGACGAACGGCGCGCTACCGAGATCATGAAGGCCCACACCGAACACACCAGAACCAGCTACCACCAGCGCGAACGCACCTGA